Proteins encoded by one window of Melanotaenia boesemani isolate fMelBoe1 chromosome 10, fMelBoe1.pri, whole genome shotgun sequence:
- the tph1a gene encoding tryptophan 5-hydroxylase 1a, which translates to MYSNKVEGPRRGRSFDSMNIGFDEKLLNNEINKSTFTKIEENTEKKNTSEKERATIIFSLKNEVGGLVKALKLFQENHVNLVHIESRKSKRRNSEFEIFVDCDSNHEQLNEIIQLLQKHVNVVDMDPPDNSCLQEEDMYEVPWFPKKIADLDKCANRVLMYGSELDADHPGFKDNVYRKRRKYFADLAMAYKHGDPIPCIEFTEEEVKTWGVVYRELNKLYPTHACREYLKNLPLLSKYCECREDNIPQLEDVSRFLRERTGFTIRPVAGYLSPRDFLAGLAFRVFHCTQYVRHSSDPLYTPEPDTCHELLGHVPLLAEPSFAQFSQEIGLASLGASDDSVQKLATCYFFTVEFGLCKQEGQLRAYGAGLLSSISELKHALSGNARIMPFDPKVTSKQECIITTFQDVYFVSDSFEEAKVKMREFAKTIKRPFTVRYNPYTQSVDVLKDTPSINSVVEELRHELDIVGDALNRLNKQLGV; encoded by the exons ataaataaatcaactttcacaaaaattgaagaaaacactgaaaagaagaatacatcagagaaagaaagagcaaCAATCATCTTTTCCCTCAAGAATGAAGTGGGAGGACTTGTAAAGGCACTTAAACTTTTCCAA GAAAACCATGTCAATCTTGTACACATTGAgtccagaaaatccaaaagacGCAACTCTGAGTTTGAGATTTTTGTGGACTGCGACAGCAACCATGAACAACTGAATGAAATCATCCAGCTGCTTCAAAAGCATGTGAATGTGGTGGACATGGACCCTCCAGATAACTCCTGTCTACAAGAGGAAG ATATGTATGAGGTACCTTGGTTTCCAAAGAAAATTGCAGACTTGGACAAATGTGCAAACCGTGTCCTGATGTATGGCTCTGAACTGGATGCTGACCATCCG ggtTTCAAGGACAATGTTTACCGGAAAAGGCGAAAGTACTTTGCTGATCTTGCCATGGCTTACAAACA TGGGGACCCCATCCCTTGTATTGAATTTACAGAGGAAGAAGTGAAGACTTGGGGAGTTGTGTACAGGGAGCTCAACAAGTTGTATCCTACCCATGCCTGCCGGGAATACTTGAAGAACCTGCCACTGTTGTCCAAATACTGTGAATGTCGGGAGGACAATATCCCTCAGCTGGAAGATGTCTCACGCTTCCttagag aacGAACTGGATTTACCATCAGACCTGTGGCAGGTTATCTGTCCCCACGTGACTTCCTAGCTGGTTTGGCCTTCCGTGTTTTCCACTGTACCCAGTATGTCCGACACAGTTCCGATCCCTTATACACCCCAGAACC GGACACATGCCATGAGCTGCTGGGTCACGTGCCACTGCTAGCAGAGCCCAGCTTTGCCCAGTTTTCTCAGGAGATTGGTCTTGCTTCACTTGGAGCCTCAGACGACTCAGTTCAGAAATTGGCCACG TGCTACTTCTTCACAGTGGAGTTTGGCCTATGCAAACAAGAGGGGCAGCTGCGGGCATATGGAGCTGGGCTGCTGTCATCTATCAGTGAGCTTAAG CATGCACTCTCTGGTAATGCAAGGATAATGCCTTTTGACCCAAAAGTTACATCCAAGCAAGAATGCATCATCACAACATTTCAGGATGTCTACTTTGTGTCAGACAGCTTTGAGGAGGCCAAAGTCAAGATGAG ggAGTTTGCCAAGACCATCAAGCGTCCCTTCACAGTCCGATACAACCCCTACACCCAGAGTGTGGATGTGCTGAAGGACACTCCCAGCATCAACAGTGTGGTGGAGGAGCTCCGACATGAGCTTGATATTGTCGGTGACGCACTCAACCGGCTGAACAAACAGCTGGGTGTCTGA
- the sergef gene encoding secretion-regulating guanine nucleotide exchange factor: protein METPSRLQFCLHSWGANSYGQLGLGHVDDQLVPRLSDNAALQTRPIRTVSGGGGHSVAITDSGEVFVCGQNNRGQLGLGHKEDILTFQLCSVLNQRVTNVACGWDFTLLLTDCGKLLACGSNAFGQLGVGQIVTHTADLLAVESLKEPIVSVAAGLRHSLAVSDSGCVYQWGTGLLSHAKRALSPHPVPPHLCSKVPCLVPGLNEGKPHQVAAGSAHCVCLTEEGDLFLWGNNKHGQLTVSEPYQSSPALLRRSLFNKEKVVHVWSGWTHIVAQTESGRVFTWGRGDYGQLGRQASASQNTEQQPAASVAEGVSQDREVCLPAEVKVLHGATQIACGSEHNLAIVGRCLLSWGWNEHGMCGDGSQADVFHPQFISDLRPILIGCGAGHSMAVCTVTTGLRKTSNSI, encoded by the exons ATGGAAACCCCTTCACGgctgcagttttgtttacactcttGG GGAGCTAACAGCTACGGACAGCTGGGGCTGGGACATGTGGATGACCAGTTAGTCCCTCGGCTCTCTGACAACGCAGCACTACAAACAAGACCCATACGGACTGTAAGTGGCGGTGGGGGGCACTCCGTTGCTATTACTG ATAGTGGTGAAGTGTTCGTGTGCGGACAGAATAACAGAGGCCAGCTTGGACTTGGCCACAAAGAAGACATCCTAACTTTTCAGCTCTGCTCCGTCTTGAATCAGAGAGTCACAAATGTAGCTTGTGGTTGGGATTTTACCCTACTTCTTACTG ACTGTGGCAAGCTACTGGCATGTGGCTCCAATGCATTTGGACAGTTGGGTGTTGGACAGATAGTCACACACACTGCGGACCTGCTGGCTGTTGAG AGTCTGAAGGAACCTATAGTGAGTGTAGCAGCAGGACTCAGACACTCACTTGCAGTTAGTG ACTCAGGCTGTGTGTATCAGTGGGGAACTGGTCTTCTCAGTCATGCAAAGCGGGCTCTCAGTCCTCACCCTGTTCCACCACACCTCTGCTCTAAAGTTCCCTGTTTGGTACCAG GTCTTAATGAAGGGAAACCACACCAGGTAGCCGCAGGCTCAGCTCACTGTGTGTGTCTTACAG AAGAAGGGGATTTATTTCTGTGGGGAAACAACAAACATGGCCAGCTGACCGTGTCAGAGCCCTACCAGTCCTCTCCAGCACTTCTGAGGAGATCTctgtttaataaagaaaaagttgtaCATGTGTGGAGTGGCTGGACTCACATTGTGGCTCAAACAG AGAGTGGCAGAGTTTTCACATGGGGCAGAGGAGATTATGGACAACTGGGCCGACAAGCCTCAGCCAGTCAAAACACAGAGCAGCAGCCAGCAGCGTCTGTAGCTGAAGGCGTTAGCCAAGATAGGGAGGTTTGTCTTCCTGCAGAAGTTAAAGTCCTTCATGGAGCCACGCAG atcGCCTGTGGATCCGAACATAACCTCGCTATAGTTG GCAGGTGTCTCCTCTCATGGGGCTGGAATGAACATGGGATGTGTGGAGACGGTTCACAGGCTGACGTCTTTCATCCTCAGTTCATTTCTGATCTAAGACCTATTCTCATTGGCTGTGGAGCTGGACACTCTATGGCAGTGTGCACTGTGACAACTGGTTTAAGAAAGACCTCTAACTCCATCTGA